From the Exiguobacterium aurantiacum genome, one window contains:
- a CDS encoding immune inhibitor A domain-containing protein: MKKRSIRRTTLAVALTSVMSVSAIPAVGAAPLAASPLPTPSTTAPFDHNIIDEDRLAKALEKRGVIKKGLSATERHKAVDAYIEKKQGNAKDVHKHGLNDKAAEAKEKIHNQFEKESKRLLDKAKKGQANYRKGKPNGQVKVDPAKQAGYNGAVREDKVLVLLVEYSDFKHNNVVQEEGYLYSDNFSKEHYEQYMFGDESFELFNGEKVQTFKQYYEEQSGGSYTVDGTVSNWLTVPGTAKDYGGDNPAGGNDNIGPGPRQLVKDTLNAAVASGMDLAEYDEYDLYDLDGDGDFNEPDGLVDHLMIIHAGTGQEAGGGVLGDDAVWSHRWVVGNSPYRVAGTEAAVPYWGGQMAAFDYTIQPEDGAVGVFAHEYGHDLGLPDEYDTQYTGQGEPVQSWSIMSGGSWAGKVAGTEPTSFSPQNKEYFQKLMGGNWANITEVDLEDITQQGFVSKLDQSVTKSTNPGLLKVNLPDKKVKGIEPEFGEYYYYSTKGDNLHTELVTPTVKLGADGTLAFDTRFDIEYDYDYLYVKALSGGKEVVLDVYGDDNTGNGAESTNGAWVNKSYDLSQFAGQDVQIIFEYVTDGGLALEGFALDNLSITSGGQSLLADDAEGVEKVTLDGFVKSDGYDTKPHYYYLEWRNHEGADTGLLNGRGVKYNTGLVVWYADDSFSDNWVGIHPGEGFLGVVDSHPEALIGNLNGKETVTGSTRYQIADAAFSLDKTLPWYIDSPSRGIYDYKAQPGVKQFNDANTYINSLIPDAGRKLPQYGLVVDVVGEAKDNSAGAVWVRTK, from the coding sequence ATGAAAAAACGTTCCATCCGTCGCACGACGCTCGCCGTCGCGCTGACATCGGTCATGAGCGTCAGTGCGATCCCGGCCGTCGGTGCCGCTCCACTCGCCGCCTCACCGTTGCCAACCCCGAGCACGACCGCTCCATTCGATCACAACATCATCGATGAGGACCGTCTCGCCAAAGCGCTCGAGAAACGAGGCGTCATCAAAAAAGGACTCTCGGCCACCGAGCGTCACAAGGCCGTCGATGCCTATATCGAGAAGAAGCAAGGCAATGCGAAAGACGTCCATAAACATGGTTTGAACGATAAGGCCGCTGAAGCGAAAGAGAAGATACATAACCAATTCGAGAAAGAATCGAAACGTCTCCTCGACAAAGCGAAAAAAGGACAAGCGAACTATCGGAAAGGCAAGCCGAACGGTCAAGTCAAAGTCGACCCGGCCAAACAGGCAGGCTATAACGGCGCCGTCCGTGAAGACAAAGTCCTCGTCCTTCTCGTCGAGTACAGCGACTTCAAACATAACAACGTCGTTCAAGAAGAAGGTTATCTGTATAGCGACAACTTCAGTAAAGAACACTACGAACAATACATGTTCGGCGACGAATCGTTCGAACTGTTTAACGGTGAGAAAGTCCAAACGTTCAAGCAGTATTATGAAGAACAGTCGGGCGGCAGTTATACGGTCGACGGCACCGTCTCGAACTGGTTGACCGTCCCGGGCACGGCGAAAGATTACGGCGGTGACAATCCGGCCGGCGGGAATGACAACATCGGGCCAGGCCCACGTCAACTCGTCAAAGACACGTTGAACGCAGCGGTCGCATCAGGCATGGACCTCGCCGAATACGATGAATACGATTTATATGACCTCGACGGTGACGGCGACTTCAATGAGCCGGATGGCTTGGTCGACCACTTGATGATCATCCATGCCGGTACCGGCCAAGAAGCGGGTGGCGGTGTCCTCGGTGACGACGCGGTCTGGTCACACCGTTGGGTCGTCGGGAACAGCCCTTACCGCGTAGCAGGTACGGAAGCAGCCGTCCCATACTGGGGCGGTCAAATGGCGGCATTCGATTACACGATTCAACCGGAAGACGGCGCAGTCGGCGTCTTCGCACACGAATACGGTCACGATCTCGGTCTCCCAGATGAGTACGATACACAGTACACAGGTCAAGGCGAACCGGTCCAATCGTGGTCGATCATGAGCGGCGGCAGCTGGGCTGGTAAAGTGGCTGGTACGGAGCCGACGAGCTTCTCGCCACAAAACAAGGAATACTTCCAAAAATTGATGGGCGGCAACTGGGCGAACATCACGGAAGTTGACCTGGAAGACATCACGCAACAAGGTTTCGTCTCGAAACTCGATCAATCGGTGACGAAATCGACCAACCCTGGATTATTGAAAGTGAACCTTCCTGATAAGAAAGTAAAAGGCATCGAACCTGAATTTGGCGAGTATTACTACTACTCGACGAAAGGCGATAACTTGCATACCGAACTCGTGACACCGACGGTCAAACTCGGTGCGGACGGTACGCTCGCGTTCGACACACGTTTTGATATCGAGTATGACTACGACTACTTGTACGTGAAAGCACTCAGCGGCGGCAAAGAAGTCGTCCTTGACGTCTACGGCGATGACAACACTGGAAACGGTGCGGAATCGACGAACGGCGCTTGGGTGAACAAATCGTACGACTTGTCTCAGTTCGCCGGTCAAGACGTACAAATCATCTTCGAATACGTGACGGACGGCGGACTTGCCCTTGAAGGGTTCGCCCTCGACAACTTGTCGATCACGTCAGGCGGACAATCACTTCTCGCTGACGATGCGGAAGGTGTGGAGAAAGTCACGCTCGACGGCTTCGTCAAGTCGGACGGCTATGACACGAAACCGCACTATTACTACCTTGAATGGCGCAACCATGAAGGGGCTGACACAGGTCTCTTGAACGGCCGTGGCGTCAAGTACAACACAGGTCTCGTCGTCTGGTATGCTGATGATTCGTTCTCAGACAACTGGGTCGGGATTCACCCGGGTGAAGGTTTCCTCGGTGTCGTCGACTCGCATCCTGAGGCACTCATCGGCAACTTGAACGGGAAAGAGACAGTTACAGGCAGCACACGTTACCAGATCGCCGACGCGGCGTTCAGCTTAGATAAGACGCTCCCATGGTACATCGATTCACCGAGCCGTGGCATCTATGACTACAAAGCTCAACCAGGCGTGAAGCAGTTCAACGACGCCAACACGTACATCAACTCGCTCATCCCAGATGCGGGCCGTAAACTTCCACAATACGGACTCGTCGTCGACGTCGTCGGCGAAGCGAAAGACAACTCGGCTGGAGCTGTTTGGGTCCGGACGAAGTAA
- a CDS encoding tyrosine-type recombinase/integrase — MQHSEYTAESKANYHELENTSKQSKVNLVTAHTCVIGTNASFAAKDVPVVRHTRLTLLLKLGEQPKVVQERLGHKDISVTMDMYTHVTMTLQKQTAETFGAMMEQKTVD, encoded by the coding sequence ATGCAACATTCGGAATATACCGCTGAAAGCAAAGCGAACTATCACGAGCTTGAGAACACTTCTAAACAGTCGAAAGTAAACCTCGTCACCGCTCATACCTGTGTCATTGGCACAAACGCGTCCTTCGCAGCTAAAGATGTCCCAGTCGTTCGGCATACTCGCTTGACGCTACTGCTCAAACTAGGAGAACAGCCAAAGGTCGTTCAGGAACGGTTGGGTCACAAGGATATCAGCGTCACGATGGATATGTACACACATGTCACGATGACGCTGCAGAAGCAGACGGCCGAAACGTTTGGTGCCATGATGGAGCAAAAGACCGTTGATTGA
- a CDS encoding queuosine precursor transporter: MLNEWLWIPSALLTLSLLVLSYKLFGRVGLFAWIAMASVVANIQVTQQIVIGGFIFTLGNIVYGSLYLATDILNEKYGRHTARKGVWLGFFILIVSTVLMQFALLYEPFEEALFMHESFEALFSMLPLITLGSLAAYLVSQLFDVFIYSKIRAKTGEKKLWLRTTGSTVVSQFIDTLTFCTIAFWGMEWDIWWNIFITTYVAKFIIAWMATPFMYYAKRTVPQEDETEKAA; this comes from the coding sequence ATGCTCAATGAATGGTTATGGATTCCTTCTGCCTTGCTCACGCTCAGTCTGCTCGTCCTCAGCTACAAGCTGTTCGGACGCGTCGGACTGTTCGCCTGGATCGCGATGGCCTCGGTCGTTGCCAACATCCAAGTGACGCAGCAGATTGTAATCGGTGGTTTCATCTTTACACTCGGGAATATCGTCTACGGTTCCCTTTATTTAGCGACAGACATCTTGAATGAAAAATATGGTCGTCACACCGCCCGTAAAGGCGTCTGGCTCGGCTTCTTCATCTTGATCGTCTCAACCGTGCTCATGCAATTCGCATTGCTTTATGAGCCGTTCGAAGAGGCACTGTTCATGCATGAGAGTTTTGAAGCACTGTTCTCGATGCTACCGCTCATCACGCTCGGTAGTCTCGCGGCGTACCTCGTCTCACAGCTGTTCGACGTCTTCATCTATTCGAAGATTCGTGCCAAGACCGGTGAGAAGAAACTGTGGCTTCGGACGACCGGTTCGACCGTCGTCTCACAGTTCATCGACACGCTCACGTTCTGTACGATTGCCTTCTGGGGCATGGAATGGGACATCTGGTGGAACATCTTCATCACGACATACGTCGCCAAGTTCATCATCGCTTGGATGGCGACGCCGTTCATGTATTATGCGAAACGGACCGTCCCACAAGAAGACGAGACAGAAAAAGCAGCCTAA
- a CDS encoding PilZ domain-containing protein, translating to MRYRRQETFRYILPNPRFIPYRLIWEDKELHDGEAQLLNISAHGLKMRCDYLFPLSEGLKVQVKLDLVPLIQPLDLTGHVRHRGQVGSLYDYGIRLESDSDETQQLVTMIKAYARENQ from the coding sequence ATGCGCTATCGACGACAAGAAACGTTTCGTTACATTTTACCGAACCCCCGCTTCATCCCATATCGCCTCATCTGGGAAGACAAAGAACTTCATGACGGGGAAGCACAACTGCTCAATATCAGCGCCCACGGTCTGAAAATGCGGTGCGATTACTTATTCCCACTTTCTGAAGGATTGAAAGTCCAAGTCAAACTCGACCTCGTCCCGTTGATTCAACCGCTCGACCTGACGGGTCACGTACGGCACCGTGGACAAGTGGGGAGCCTGTATGATTACGGGATTCGACTTGAGTCAGACTCTGACGAGACCCAGCAACTCGTGACGATGATCAAAGCGTATGCGCGCGAAAACCAATGA
- a CDS encoding cation-transporting P-type ATPase: MQMENKNWHALEPDAVKSSLETDTTSGLSKGEVSSRQEQYGKNVLPEKEKTPEIIKFLRQFNDILVFVLLGAAVVTGFLGEYIDTIVIVLVVTIIAVVGYLQENKAEQALEGIKKLLETKASVIRDGKQSQVDSSDLVVGDILVLAAGDKVPADARVIQAEKFKVEESALTGEATTVEKKIQVVPEDAVLGDRKNMIYSGTSVATGSAKAIVTSIGEGTELGQINASIAEVETVKTPLIRQTTKFGQTVSIAILVISVVIYAFGYFVRDFDPIELMLTTIGLAVAAIPEGLPAVISIILALGVRNMAEKKAIVRSLPSVETLGAVSVICTDKTGTLTKNEMTVKQVVTAKHDIEVSGSGYAPDGDLELNGQPFDLDDDESMIDLLTVGKTCNDAQLYEESGEWVVNGDPTEACLLTLAEKAERPIERLNVISKIPFDSEYKYMATLVDYKGERMIFIKGAPDRLFDMAEDTEFDRAYWDEKRKEIADRGQRVLGGGFKRVDASKETVDHEDVENGITFLGLYGIVDPPRQEAIEAVAACRDAGIRIKMITGDHKDTAVAIARELGMEVEGALEGKELTNMSDEEIKEASVHNDVFARTSPNDKLRLVKGLQQNGLITSMTGDGVNDAPALKRADIGVAMGIKGTEVAKEASQMVLVDDNFKTIYNAVREGRRVYDNLKKTILFLLPTNGGQALLVAMSILLGAAAPLSPVQILWVNMVVAITLSLAIAFEPLEESTMKRPPRPANVPLLSRYYIFRITFVSILIGGGSLLINYMLGDFDYSTDKLQTITLNTIVMAQLFHLFNCRTELAPAFNRHFFDNKIAFVVSALLIGLQLFITYVPFMHTLFGTAALEMQDWIYPVVFGLIVFVIVEIEKAISRRVIGNKDIH; this comes from the coding sequence ATGCAGATGGAGAACAAAAATTGGCACGCACTCGAACCGGATGCGGTAAAGAGTTCGCTTGAGACGGACACAACCAGCGGTCTGTCGAAAGGGGAAGTGTCAAGTCGGCAGGAGCAGTACGGGAAAAACGTATTGCCCGAGAAAGAGAAGACACCTGAAATCATAAAATTTTTGCGTCAATTCAATGATATTCTTGTCTTCGTCTTACTTGGCGCCGCTGTCGTCACCGGTTTTTTAGGAGAGTACATCGATACGATCGTCATCGTGCTCGTCGTGACGATTATTGCGGTCGTCGGTTACCTCCAAGAGAACAAGGCCGAGCAAGCGTTAGAAGGTATTAAGAAGTTACTCGAGACGAAGGCGAGCGTCATCCGTGACGGCAAGCAGAGCCAAGTCGACTCGAGTGACCTCGTCGTCGGGGACATCTTGGTCCTCGCTGCCGGGGACAAGGTACCGGCTGACGCCCGTGTCATTCAAGCCGAGAAGTTCAAAGTCGAGGAATCGGCATTGACGGGAGAGGCGACGACGGTCGAGAAGAAGATTCAAGTCGTCCCAGAGGACGCCGTCCTCGGCGATCGCAAAAACATGATTTATTCCGGTACGAGTGTGGCGACAGGAAGCGCGAAAGCAATCGTCACGTCAATCGGAGAAGGGACGGAACTTGGTCAAATCAATGCTTCAATCGCTGAAGTCGAGACGGTGAAGACGCCGCTCATCCGCCAGACGACGAAGTTTGGTCAGACGGTATCCATCGCCATCCTCGTCATCTCGGTCGTCATTTACGCGTTCGGTTACTTCGTCCGCGATTTCGATCCGATTGAATTGATGCTGACGACGATTGGTCTCGCCGTCGCCGCGATTCCAGAAGGATTGCCGGCCGTCATCTCGATTATCCTCGCGCTCGGCGTACGGAACATGGCTGAGAAGAAAGCGATCGTCCGTAGCTTGCCATCGGTCGAGACGCTTGGTGCCGTATCCGTCATCTGTACCGATAAGACCGGGACGTTGACGAAAAACGAAATGACTGTCAAACAAGTGGTCACGGCGAAACATGACATCGAAGTGTCTGGAAGCGGATACGCCCCGGACGGTGATTTGGAACTGAACGGACAACCGTTCGATTTAGATGATGATGAGTCGATGATCGATCTGCTCACGGTCGGAAAAACGTGTAACGACGCCCAGCTGTATGAAGAAAGCGGCGAATGGGTCGTCAACGGAGACCCGACGGAAGCATGTTTGCTCACGCTCGCTGAAAAAGCGGAACGACCGATTGAGCGCTTGAACGTCATCTCGAAGATCCCATTCGATTCCGAATACAAATACATGGCGACTCTCGTGGATTATAAAGGGGAACGGATGATTTTCATCAAAGGAGCACCGGACCGCCTGTTCGATATGGCGGAAGACACAGAGTTCGACCGTGCCTATTGGGATGAGAAGCGTAAAGAGATTGCTGACCGCGGACAACGCGTGCTCGGTGGAGGTTTCAAACGCGTCGACGCTTCTAAAGAGACGGTCGACCACGAAGACGTCGAGAACGGCATCACGTTCCTTGGTCTTTATGGAATCGTCGACCCGCCACGTCAAGAAGCAATCGAAGCAGTCGCCGCTTGCCGTGACGCTGGTATCCGCATCAAGATGATCACCGGTGACCATAAGGATACAGCGGTCGCCATCGCCCGAGAACTCGGTATGGAAGTCGAAGGCGCCCTCGAAGGGAAAGAATTGACGAACATGTCCGATGAAGAAATCAAAGAGGCGTCGGTCCATAACGACGTCTTCGCCCGGACGAGTCCGAACGATAAACTCCGTCTCGTCAAAGGGTTGCAACAAAACGGCTTGATCACGTCGATGACCGGTGACGGCGTCAATGATGCACCGGCCTTGAAACGGGCCGACATCGGGGTCGCGATGGGGATCAAAGGAACGGAAGTCGCAAAAGAGGCCTCGCAGATGGTACTCGTCGACGATAACTTTAAGACGATTTATAACGCCGTCCGTGAAGGCCGTCGCGTCTATGATAACTTGAAGAAGACGATCTTGTTCTTGCTCCCGACAAACGGTGGGCAAGCACTCCTCGTCGCCATGAGTATCTTGCTTGGCGCAGCGGCACCACTCAGCCCAGTCCAAATCCTCTGGGTCAACATGGTCGTCGCGATCACGCTCTCGCTCGCCATCGCCTTTGAGCCGCTTGAAGAGAGCACGATGAAACGGCCGCCACGCCCGGCGAACGTGCCGTTATTGAGTCGCTATTACATCTTCCGCATCACGTTCGTCTCGATCTTGATTGGGGGCGGAAGCTTACTCATCAACTATATGCTCGGCGATTTCGATTACTCGACCGACAAGTTGCAGACAATCACACTCAACACGATCGTCATGGCACAATTGTTCCACTTGTTCAACTGTCGGACCGAGCTCGCTCCGGCGTTCAACCGTCATTTCTTTGACAACAAGATCGCCTTCGTCGTCTCGGCGCTATTGATCGGGTTACAACTATTCATCACGTACGTTCCGTTCATGCATACGCTGTTCGGCACGGCAGCGCTTGAAATGCAAGACTGGATTTATCCGGTCGTCTTCGGTCTCATCGTCTTCGTCATCGTTGAGATCGAGAAAGCCATCTCACGCCGTGTCATCGGCAACAAAGATATACACTGA
- a CDS encoding PTS sugar transporter subunit IIC: MVIIQGIALLLLILALFTLFSYKAPFGMKAMGALAGAAIASFLVEAFNAYAIGGLLPLPLYEEVGQAAGSLSGPAAAALVSIALGINPVYALMLGLSVAGFGILPGFFAGYILALAGRKLDRHLPAGVDMIFYVIIMAPLARLVATGVDPLVTNTLTQIGAVIELAATQNPVVMGLVLGGIVTVVSTSPLSSMALTAMLGLTGVPMAIAALALTASISMNFLLFKRLNIGTKKDQLSVAIEPLTQADLISANPIPIYSVNFVGGSIAGLIVAMTGMVNDAPGSAAGIPGLLVMYGFNDWQTVTVTALILFGVGIVAGLVGSKLFSNFPITRQTEKMAASDEEAA; encoded by the coding sequence ATGGTCATTATTCAAGGTATCGCACTTTTACTGTTGATTCTTGCCTTATTCACGTTATTCAGCTACAAAGCCCCGTTCGGGATGAAAGCGATGGGTGCCCTTGCCGGTGCCGCCATCGCCAGTTTCTTGGTCGAGGCGTTCAACGCCTACGCCATCGGCGGTCTGCTCCCGCTTCCTTTATATGAAGAAGTCGGACAAGCAGCCGGTTCACTATCAGGTCCGGCCGCAGCCGCGCTCGTATCGATCGCCCTCGGCATCAATCCGGTCTACGCGCTCATGCTCGGTCTATCGGTCGCAGGCTTCGGGATTCTTCCCGGCTTTTTCGCCGGCTATATCCTCGCGCTCGCCGGTCGCAAATTGGACCGGCACTTGCCGGCAGGTGTCGATATGATCTTCTACGTCATCATCATGGCTCCGCTCGCCCGTCTCGTGGCGACAGGTGTCGATCCGCTCGTCACGAACACGCTGACACAAATCGGTGCGGTCATCGAACTCGCCGCGACACAGAACCCGGTCGTGATGGGACTTGTCCTCGGTGGCATCGTCACGGTCGTCTCGACGTCGCCACTCAGCTCGATGGCTCTCACGGCGATGCTCGGATTGACAGGCGTGCCGATGGCCATCGCCGCCCTCGCCTTGACGGCGTCGATTTCGATGAACTTCTTGCTGTTCAAGCGCTTGAACATTGGGACGAAGAAAGACCAACTATCGGTCGCGATCGAACCGCTCACGCAAGCCGACCTCATTTCGGCGAACCCGATTCCAATCTACAGCGTCAACTTTGTCGGCGGCTCGATCGCCGGACTCATCGTCGCCATGACTGGCATGGTGAACGATGCCCCAGGTTCTGCTGCCGGGATTCCGGGATTGCTCGTCATGTACGGCTTCAATGATTGGCAGACCGTGACCGTGACGGCGCTCATCTTGTTCGGCGTCGGGATTGTCGCTGGACTCGTCGGTAGTAAACTGTTCAGTAACTTCCCAATCACTCGCCAAACCGAAAAAATGGCCGCTTCCGACGAAGAGGCAGCATAA
- a CDS encoding lipid II:glycine glycyltransferase FemX, producing MFNQIVKNRWEWENWLREVNCDSYDHYDYVLANCEPGEQPELYIAAKDDGILLYPYIRRPIAHRYDDLVTAYGYGGPFREGNFTNEDVKEARRLFLQRAENQATVTETIRYHPCRIDPDIMRVFGQAVPIRQTVHVRLDDSFEQLEQRFSKMTKRNVKRAVREQVMLVRGQSHELCEFIRLYRATMDRRAANDAYYFSDQYFEDLWNSDTCETELLFAVHDDVIVAGVFMLFGDDGAHYHLGGSDADYLALRPNHFLFREMIRRAVEKDKAYVHLGGGATGEDALFDFKQSFSGDEPLTYYIGQAVLDEVVYHRLNQDHLLRYGPSDFFPLYRTPVAETVTEAQAER from the coding sequence ATGTTCAATCAGATTGTGAAAAATCGATGGGAGTGGGAGAACTGGTTGCGGGAGGTCAATTGTGATTCGTACGATCATTACGATTATGTATTGGCCAACTGTGAACCGGGCGAGCAGCCTGAGTTGTATATCGCGGCCAAGGATGACGGGATTTTACTGTACCCGTACATCCGTCGTCCAATCGCCCATCGTTATGACGACCTCGTGACGGCGTACGGTTATGGCGGCCCGTTCCGTGAAGGCAACTTCACGAACGAGGACGTCAAGGAGGCACGCCGACTCTTTCTGCAACGCGCTGAAAATCAAGCGACCGTCACCGAGACGATTCGTTATCACCCTTGTCGCATCGACCCGGACATAATGCGAGTGTTCGGGCAAGCTGTCCCGATTCGTCAGACGGTCCATGTCCGGCTTGATGATTCGTTCGAACAGCTGGAGCAACGATTCAGCAAGATGACGAAACGGAACGTGAAGCGGGCCGTCCGTGAACAAGTGATGCTCGTTCGTGGGCAGTCCCATGAACTGTGTGAGTTCATTCGACTGTACCGCGCCACGATGGACCGTCGAGCTGCGAACGATGCCTATTATTTTTCAGATCAGTATTTCGAGGATTTATGGAACAGCGACACGTGTGAGACGGAGCTATTGTTCGCCGTCCATGACGACGTCATCGTGGCGGGCGTGTTCATGTTGTTTGGCGATGATGGCGCCCATTATCATCTGGGCGGCTCAGATGCGGATTACTTGGCGCTCCGACCGAACCACTTCTTGTTCCGCGAAATGATTCGTCGCGCGGTCGAGAAGGATAAGGCGTACGTTCATCTCGGTGGCGGTGCGACCGGTGAAGATGCGCTCTTTGACTTCAAGCAGAGCTTCTCAGGTGACGAGCCGCTCACGTATTACATCGGCCAGGCCGTGCTCGACGAGGTGGTCTATCATCGGTTGAACCAAGACCATTTGCTCCGCTACGGACCATCTGATTTCTTTCCGCTCTATCGGACACCGGTCGCAGAGACGGTCACCGAGGCGCAAGCGGAACGATAA
- a CDS encoding Gfo/Idh/MocA family oxidoreductase gives MINTILVGFGFSATTFHVPFLQELDDFQIVGVVSSRPEDVRAALGDVTVYTTLDEALATEASLFVITTPSHLHKDMVERCLAAGKDVLVEKPAFVTTEEGEALIRLEQASDGIVNVFHNRRTDGDFLTIKRLLEEQRLGDWKVLESRFDRFRPTVRDRWRENAGPGAGILFDLGSHLIDQALVLFGAPDKVSADVMVQRDGGQSDDGFHVTLHYGEKRVYLRSNPFIAVEAPRFEVHGTEGSFLKSGLDPQEACLRNGKVRCPDRETGTIVTDVESTIDIVPGGYLSFYQALAASYTTRHPLVPLGDALLTTRIIETARESSRSQRVLDFKA, from the coding sequence ATGATCAACACCATACTTGTCGGTTTCGGCTTTTCCGCGACGACATTCCATGTACCATTTTTACAGGAGCTCGATGACTTCCAAATCGTCGGTGTCGTCTCCTCACGCCCGGAAGACGTACGAGCCGCACTTGGCGACGTCACGGTGTATACGACGCTAGATGAGGCACTTGCGACAGAGGCCTCGTTGTTCGTCATCACGACGCCATCCCACTTACATAAAGACATGGTCGAACGGTGCCTGGCAGCAGGGAAAGACGTGCTCGTCGAGAAGCCGGCGTTCGTGACGACGGAGGAAGGGGAGGCGTTAATCCGACTCGAACAGGCAAGTGACGGTATCGTCAACGTCTTCCATAATCGGCGGACGGACGGAGACTTCTTGACAATCAAACGATTGCTCGAAGAACAACGCCTCGGTGATTGGAAAGTGCTCGAGTCACGGTTCGACCGGTTCCGTCCGACTGTCCGTGACCGTTGGCGCGAGAATGCGGGACCAGGTGCCGGGATTCTATTTGACCTCGGCAGCCATTTGATCGATCAAGCGCTCGTCTTGTTCGGGGCGCCGGACAAGGTATCGGCCGATGTCATGGTTCAACGTGACGGGGGCCAGTCCGATGATGGGTTCCATGTGACGTTGCATTATGGAGAGAAACGGGTCTATCTTCGCTCGAACCCGTTCATCGCCGTCGAGGCGCCACGGTTCGAAGTGCACGGGACGGAAGGAAGTTTCTTGAAGTCGGGGCTCGACCCGCAAGAGGCGTGCCTCCGGAACGGGAAAGTGAGATGTCCCGACCGCGAGACCGGAACGATCGTCACGGATGTTGAATCGACGATTGACATCGTACCGGGTGGCTATTTGTCGTTCTATCAAGCGCTCGCAGCTAGTTATACGACGCGTCACCCGCTCGTCCCGCTTGGCGACGCACTCTTGACGACACGCATCATCGAGACGGCCCGTGAATCGTCTCGTTCACAACGTGTCCTCGACTTCAAAGCATAA
- a CDS encoding GNAT family N-acetyltransferase: MIRLATKRDAKHIADLIEQRAVALKQQGSDQWTEYLEQDLMDRVQTDITSGHVYVYEQDESVLASIALLPADDWDHNLWEDGERGQYIHRIVVSERLKGKGVGQQLMEHVLREADTHEPIRLDCVADNEFLNSYYPRFGFVFVDSRDGYNTFEYNMDESVSA; the protein is encoded by the coding sequence ATGATTCGACTCGCGACGAAACGCGATGCCAAGCACATCGCGGACCTAATCGAACAACGAGCCGTAGCGCTAAAACAACAAGGTAGCGATCAATGGACGGAATATTTGGAGCAAGACCTCATGGATCGGGTGCAGACGGACATCACCTCGGGACACGTCTACGTGTACGAGCAAGACGAATCGGTATTGGCCTCGATCGCCTTACTTCCGGCAGATGACTGGGACCACAATTTATGGGAAGATGGCGAACGCGGTCAATACATCCATCGGATTGTCGTCAGCGAACGATTGAAAGGCAAAGGCGTCGGTCAGCAACTGATGGAGCACGTCTTGCGTGAGGCTGACACACATGAACCGATCCGACTCGACTGTGTGGCCGACAATGAGTTCTTGAATAGTTATTATCCACGGTTTGGCTTCGTCTTCGTGGACTCACGGGACGGGTACAACACGTTCGAATACAATATGGATGAGAGTGTCAGTGCATAA
- a CDS encoding OsmC family protein, whose protein sequence is MHLQVNWKQGMAFQTTTPSGHDVTLDAGEDVGGLNTGPRPTEMLLQATAACTGIDIVSILHKMRLPLERFEMKIDGVRATEHPKKFTAIHILYVLDGDMPEERVRRAIELSVDRYCSVSHSLNATLTYSYQLNGGEVVPFT, encoded by the coding sequence ATGCATTTACAAGTAAATTGGAAACAAGGGATGGCGTTTCAGACGACGACACCTTCGGGACATGACGTGACGCTCGACGCCGGGGAGGATGTCGGTGGTCTCAATACTGGTCCACGACCGACTGAGATGCTCTTGCAGGCGACGGCCGCCTGTACGGGAATCGATATCGTCTCGATTTTGCATAAGATGCGCTTGCCGCTCGAGCGGTTCGAGATGAAAATCGACGGCGTCCGGGCGACAGAACATCCGAAGAAGTTCACCGCGATTCACATTTTATACGTTCTCGACGGGGATATGCCGGAAGAACGGGTCCGCCGTGCCATCGAGTTGTCGGTCGATCGCTATTGCTCCGTGTCGCACAGTCTGAACGCGACGCTGACATACAGCTATCAATTGAACGGCGGCGAGGTCGTCCCGTTCACATGA